A genomic region of Polypterus senegalus isolate Bchr_013 chromosome 17, ASM1683550v1, whole genome shotgun sequence contains the following coding sequences:
- the LOC120518003 gene encoding interferon a3-like: MISTKTLVVAALVLSLCYSCSGSKDTCKWIQQEQFVYTSRRTLMTLTDMESAVSSFKMNLRIPHKVYRIHKHSLTGDSVLLVYDAIRNISAIFRGRVAETPCKNVSELMSALHREMKELKDCMKEMNYAENRQTTEWKLLEVYFQKMDDYLKQENYSSDAWHAVCSQVQDNLQRIDHLMAHISKRMN; this comes from the exons ATGATATCAACAAAAACTCTCGTCGTCGCAGCCCTCGTACTGTCGCTCTGCTACTCGTGCAGCGGCTCGAAGGACACCTGCAAGTGGATACAGCAGGAGCAGTTCGTGTACACCAGTCGGAGAACTCTAATGACGCTGACAGATATG gaAAGCGCCGTTTCGTCGTTCAAAATGAATCTGAGAATTCCACACAAAGTCTACAGAATTCATAAGCATTCTTTG aCTGGCGACAGTGTTTTGTTGGTGTACGATGCCATCCGCAACATCAGCGCAATTTTTCGAGGACGCGTGGCCGAGACCCCTTGTAAGAACGTCTCTGAGCTGATGAGCGCCCTCCATCGGGAGATGAAGGAGCTAAAGGACTGT ATGAAGGAAATGAATTACGCAGAAAACAGGCAGACAACCGAGTGGAAGCTGCTGGAGGTCTATTTTCAGAAAATGGACGATTATTTGAAACAAGAG aattATAGCTCCGATGCCTGGCATGCCGTGTGCTCTCAGGTTCAAGACAACTTACAGAGGATCGACCACCTCATGGCCCACATCAGCAAGAGAATGAACTAG
- the LOC120518004 gene encoding interferon a3-like, whose amino-acid sequence MALQMLFAACLVIGSMSELLALQCVQIKVRFPHLNPEMTRLLTKTGPEMPSQCIRKKIRLDSLENLYKVPDTYTAEDLAMFAYEALRHIEDIFSSDLQPVYWDEMKLDDFLNILNRKTEKLRECLGDRIPITKEAQEAESFVGTNVALNSYFQKMKEALKSEGYDDCAWEIIRKEVLYNLNWINHLVNRMTN is encoded by the exons ATGGCGCTGCAGATGCTCTTTGCTGCCTGTCTGGTCATCGGTTCGATGTCCGAGTTGCTGGCTCTCCAGTGTGTTCAGATCAAAGTTCGGTTTCCTCACCTGAATCCGGAGATGACGCGACTTCTCACAAAGACG ggTCCGGAGATGCCCTCGCAGTGCATTAGAAAGAAAATACGCTTGGATTCTCTTGAAAATCTTTACAAAGTCCCAGACACTTACACT GCCGAAGACCTCGCGATGTTTGCATATGAAGCTCTCCGCCACATTGAGGACATTTTCAGTAGTGACCTTCAGCCCGTTTACTGGGACGAAATGAAGTTGGACGACTTTCTTAACATCTTGAATCGAAAGACTGAGAAGCTGCGGGAATGT CTTGGAGATCGCATTCCCATTACCAAAGAGGCACAAGAGGCAGAAAGCTTTGTGGGCACCAATGTCGCTTTGAATAGTTACTTCCAGAAGATGAAAGAAGCCTTAAAATCCGAG GGTTACGATGACTGCGCCTGGGAAATCATCAGAAAAGAAGTGCTTTATAATCTGAACTGGATCAACCATCTTGTGAACAGAATGACAAACTGA